Genomic DNA from Danio rerio strain Tuebingen ecotype United States chromosome 22, GRCz12tu, whole genome shotgun sequence:
gcgtttgCGTCATTAAAAGTGTTTCGAttttggactgcaatacctagttcaaccactgggtgtcaatcttACGTACTGCATCTTTACGATGTAACTTTAATTTCTTAATTTGCAGACCTGATGGAGGAGGAGGGGGAAGGAGTTCATACAGAGGAGGAGCAGCCTTATCCATGCTCtgtgtgtgggaagagtttcacacgGCGGATACATTTAAAGCAACATCAggtgattcacactggagagaaaccctacAAGTGTTCCCACTGCGACAGGGGATTTTTTTGGTCGGAATCCCTGAAGAAACACGAGAGGATTCACTCTGGAGAGAAAACGCACTCATGTGATCAATGCAGGAGAATATTCGTGAGTGCTGCAGAGCTGAAGAAACATCTTACAGTTCACACAAACGAGAAGCCGTATTCGTGCTCCGAGTGTGGGAGGAGTTTTAGACAACAGTCCAATCTAAGAGagcatcagaagatccacaccggTGTGAGGGAGTTTGTGTGCTTCGAGTGCGGGAAGAGTTTTATCACGACTAAAGAGTTGAAAcagcaccagaggattcacactggagagaaaccgtacatgtGTTCActctgcgacaagagattcagtctGCTACACACCCTGAAAGCGCATAAGatgactcacactggagagaaaccgtacacgtgtactcggtgtgggaagagtttcagacagtTATCACACCTCACTCGACACATGGccattcacactggagagaaaccacacAAGTGTGATCAGTGCGGGAAAACATTTTTAAGGCCTTCAGAGCTGAAGTACCATCTTAGAGTTCATACAAAGGAGAAGCCTTATCCTTTAGCCCAGGGGTGTcaagctcaattcctggagggccgaagccctgcacagtttagttccaaccctgctccaacacacttacctgtaggtttcaaacaagcctgaaggactcaattagtttgatcaggtgtgtttaattagggttggaactaaactgtgcagagctgcgtctcagtttgacacctgtgctttagccCCATCAGAAACTTGATGATCCACCACAGGGATTTCTTAATGATCATAAGATATTTGTATCTCGTTGAAGAAACAATCAGTGTCTGCGTAcaacttttagggtgctttcacacctacacttttgtttcggaacgtgtctcgtttgcccagttagcgcgttTCGTTTGGCATATgagaacagggcaatcgcgctctgttccacgcCATAAAGcggtaatcgctccgagatcgcttgaatgaggtggtctcggctcaattgaaacgaaccctggagcagttcgaTTGCAGTGAAAAAAGCGATCCGATTCAagcacggttatatcacagtgttttatggatatgtaataggcttgcggctatatgaagagagaattatgagtagggcaggaagtttcgggagtctccggatgccctcaaacgagtgatgatctcccggtaatctcgcgtcttcctcccggtcctcaaataggcatcgtcgcgcacccttctcacccctccccaccgcatttctcctcagacacatcgtgcgcgcaccctgtcaatcaccaccaaaccaccacctctcctgacagctgagcgggacgctgcaaaataaaccctgacactctgaccaatgtaaggagagtttactcacacgtagggttgtaacaatatactggtatgacggtctaccacgatttgaacgtgcacgattatcataccatgaacaattgcatatcaacggttttaacccttaaagaccgagacagccgcccgcggctaaaaataagtattgctcttaaatgtttaataacttttgatccgctcatcccattcatacaattcaaagattggcataaagaagagaatctcagctttccagtgctttatcacataacattcgcggactttcagaggctccggaatcagtgcggttacatcatcaaaatttgacaacgctgatttgacaaagaaacgctcgtcactgtgtctccggacaaaccagacatgatacattgatgcattgtccctcctccatgcccagattggttcaaactcgctatatcacaaccaataagcataagtttcgcttttgtttgtggaccaacaatgagctttttaaacaacacggaatgagagataggcatacatttatgcacggctaaataaaacgcaaaaaaaaagttttgcatgaaataattctcatactaagtacttttgcatgcacagcagcacagaaacatgacaaaacagtgacacagcaaagacgaactgctgctcttgctgttttcaaaagacgcaaatgatgatgcagctgtttgtctgcattgcagacaaccatatccaaatccatatccacagacagtcatatccatgctggcacataaaacctatggatgttccatattgaatctagtttcgttatgtaactatttatagtatagcaaatatttatatctatttttttactgaggatttgcaccatgtttatttggactttatttggactttgacacattatttattattttcttatttttttatttgttcattgtaagtggtgttgtttatagtaactaaaaatatattatttggaaaaagtcaaatttgcttcactgttctattattttgtaacatttgtaacataccgtttaccgcgaaaccgtcaaaccgtggtattgttttagacgattatcataccgtaaaaaattcataccgttacaaccctactcgcacgtgacttgttttagctcttttggtccgattagaaactttgcagtgtgaaagcgaaccgctccaagagcaaagagcaacaatgtaacaattgtaatctctgtttcggaacaactgaatcgattcacaggtgtgaaagcagccttaatGTGTCTTTTGACATCAGTTTCATTGTGTGATTTAGATCAGTTTACTATAGAGTTCCTCACCATCGAACATAATCTGAAGGGTTTATTATTGTAGGCctttatttttctataatattgaGTTTTCTTGTGCGTATTCATGTAATTCTGCTAATATTTTATCACATCAAGGTTTACAAGAGAAACTTTGCACTTTTAACCTCTGTTATTTGCAAAACTAGATGCACACAGTGTGATATATTGATTTAAGTGCCTAATAAACAATACTTCAGCCCACACATGACTGAGATTAAAGGCTCCCACACACCGGGACgttttgtttgcgtttatcgtcagcgttttacgagacatttttcagtgttcaaacccaagcgcttttcactggcgtcaagcagaagagtatgctaaatcactcttttgacgttagatggcgctgcacaactataagcttctgacacccggttataacacagaagaagtggAGGAGCAGAAATTCACAcgcttgttaaagttactggtgactcgaacaagcatggatggttcaagcagcagctccagctctagcgatgaagaaatgattattgtgcATCAGTGCTATAAGCAGCTCCACATTCATaccgcctctgggcatcttcttcaatgtgcgctcgcattgacggttttgcgcttgagcgcctccaagtgctgtttacggtaacttcagcagctccgtgcatgtgaacaaaggtgccgatctgattggtggagaaggttttgacgtttttttttaaattacgctTTTGCAcctggcgttttgcgcgttggtgtgcacaattaCATTGACGGCCTTTAgttacgaggcgttaaacgtcgatggAAAATGCAGGGAAAAAACGTctctgtgtgcacgggccttaagatCGCTTTTTGTCTCCATTagcaattgacccttcgctaagccacaccaaAAAACTGCCACCCACCttgcttagcaaccgtagctacacacaggggctctgtcaagctttcgagcgaagGAAACAGGCCATagcgttgtgcatatggatttgcaaatctgacacccggtATCTTAAAAGTTTGGTCGGGATGGTGGAatgttttcccttttcaaaacctaaatgcCAGGAGGAGAAACGCCAGCATGGATTAAGTTTGGTTAGGGGCGCTAATGGAgcggagctaagttggttttgctttaatattcctgacacattcagtgaccGACAGCAAttactcacacacctcttaccctaaacagatctaaactgtgcttcctacaaaaacacaaagcaagtcATGTTCTCCAGCTGTTCCGTTTAAGCTCTCGCCATAGTAACGTTAGTCAAACTAATCCGcatgttaagtgtgacgtcacacgaagcggcttctgggtcaaagcgctctattcaactgttcAAAAATACAGCCTTAAAACCTAGAGGAAATTTATTTGGAATGTATATTTCGACGATATTGTGTGGAAAAAAGCTTGGTTGCTTCCTTTTCGTTTTTGCGTAGGTAATAAATACAGGAAACTACATTTAAGAATTTTACATAGCATTTATGTTAGTAATCACACATTAACTAAATTTATGCAGACGGATGGAAACTGTTCTTTCTGTTAACATCACCCTGAGACGTTGATTCATCTTTTTTTATGATTGTGAATATTCGAAAAAAATTTGGTAAGATCTATCATTGTATGtcaaaaaaaatcaggttttagTTGCAATTTGACCCCCAaagatgttatttttattttgtttcaaacaATTTGTCTGTGGAATTTTTATTGAATCTTTTAATTTTGTTCGGTAAATTTCATGTTCATAAAAGCAGGTTAAATAACACTAAACCTTGTTTAAAGGTCGCTATTACAGATTTTCTTTTGTATATAGAATCGCTCCAATATATTAAGAGcgaaa
This window encodes:
- the LOC131554432 gene encoding oocyte zinc finger protein XlCOF6.1-like: MSDPEPCRIKQEDTEELIDVLVKEESEELSEDEEKHQVKSEDETEHSVSVKRTVEKGLTCTECGKSFDRKYHLNHHMMIHTGEKPYQCSHCDKRFRHSGYLKTHERTHTGEKPHKCDQCGKSFIHSGNLKSHERIHTGEKPYHCTDCGKSFKDLSSLQKHTKYIHNLMEEEGEGVHTEEEQPYPCSVCGKSFTRRIHLKQHQVIHTGEKPYKCSHCDRGFFWSESLKKHERIHSGEKTHSCDQCRRIFVSAAELKKHLTVHTNEKPYSCSECGRSFRQQSNLREHQKIHTGVREFVCFECGKSFITTKELKQHQRIHTGEKPYMCSLCDKRFSLLHTLKAHKMTHTGEKPYTCTRCGKSFRQLSHLTRHMAIHTGEKPHKCDQCGKTFLRPSELKYHLRVHTKEKPYPLAQGCQAQFLEGRSPAQFSSNPAPTHLPVGFKQA